One region of Thermodesulfobacteriota bacterium genomic DNA includes:
- the fliG gene encoding flagellar motor switch protein FliG, which translates to MATERLSGPQKAAIFLYSLGEEVASTIVRQLEPEEIKKIGDHLSKLSSVSPKVIESILAEFQEASASPVPIALGQEGGSQFLRSIVSKAMTGEKAQSLLEELQGKEKLNFFEKVRQLHPKMVSTFLRNEHPQTIAIILTHLDSDQSSAILKELPSRVQAEVVSRIAELEDIPPEVVEEIDQVLQQEIASIKSYEGQKRGGLRLAAEILNQMDSATEETILKEIEEKKQNLAEEIRKLMFVFEDLLQVDDRGIMAILKEINNETLTMAMKTASEELKEKIFKNMSERAAQMLKEDLEVMGPARLKDVEAAQQAILKVAKKLESEGKIVLSSKGKEDVFV; encoded by the coding sequence ATGGCCACAGAACGTCTCTCAGGACCCCAGAAGGCCGCTATCTTTCTCTACAGTTTGGGAGAGGAGGTGGCCTCGACCATCGTGAGGCAGCTTGAGCCGGAGGAGATTAAAAAGATCGGGGACCACCTCTCGAAGCTCTCCTCTGTTTCTCCGAAGGTCATCGAGTCCATCCTCGCGGAGTTTCAGGAGGCCTCCGCCTCCCCCGTTCCCATCGCCCTCGGGCAGGAAGGGGGAAGCCAGTTCCTCCGTTCCATCGTCTCGAAGGCGATGACCGGGGAGAAAGCCCAAAGCCTTTTGGAAGAGCTCCAGGGGAAAGAGAAGTTGAATTTTTTCGAGAAGGTTCGGCAACTTCATCCCAAAATGGTCTCCACCTTTTTGAGGAATGAGCATCCCCAGACGATCGCCATCATCCTGACCCATCTCGATTCGGATCAGAGCTCGGCCATCCTCAAAGAGCTTCCCTCGAGAGTCCAAGCCGAGGTGGTCAGCCGGATTGCCGAGCTGGAGGATATCCCTCCAGAGGTCGTGGAAGAGATTGACCAGGTCCTCCAACAGGAGATCGCTTCTATCAAGAGTTACGAAGGCCAGAAGCGAGGGGGCCTCCGCCTGGCCGCCGAGATCCTGAACCAGATGGACAGCGCCACGGAAGAGACGATTTTGAAGGAGATCGAGGAGAAGAAACAGAACCTGGCCGAGGAGATCCGAAAACTGATGTTCGTCTTCGAGGACCTCCTGCAGGTGGACGATCGGGGGATCATGGCCATCCTCAAGGAGATCAACAATGAGACGTTGACGATGGCGATGAAGACCGCTTCGGAAGAGTTGAAGGAGAAGATCTTCAAAAATATGTCGGAGCGGGCCGCCCAGATGTTGAAGGAGGACCTGGAGGTGATGGGGCCTGCCCGGCTCAAAGATGTGGAAGCGGCTCAGCAGGCCATCCTGAAGGTGGCCAAAAAGCTCGAGAGCGAAGGGAAGATCGTTCTGTCGAGCAAAGGGAAGGAGGATGTCTTTGTCTGA
- a CDS encoding FliH/SctL family protein, which yields MSEKFVPGLVGEKATPPKALKMAWPDLSPAPSQAFYPGYRELESRVMKDLEEKVLHIEKEAYERGFEQGERDGRELGLRRLETVIHQLGKVLAEVERQKQEVFKSCEKELMRWMIEIGRRLFRRAVLLHESMILEVLKEAFQYVKDRSEILLYLNPIDYQYLSTHPEARPYLSDNGVGLRIVPDPDVTRGGCLLETDFGTIDATFETQFEELISSLLPPRESSSGENRP from the coding sequence TTGTCTGAAAAATTCGTCCCGGGCCTCGTCGGCGAGAAGGCAACCCCTCCAAAGGCCCTTAAAATGGCCTGGCCTGATCTCTCTCCTGCGCCCTCGCAGGCCTTCTACCCAGGCTATAGAGAACTGGAGAGCAGGGTGATGAAGGATTTAGAAGAGAAGGTCCTTCACATCGAAAAAGAGGCTTACGAAAGGGGATTTGAGCAAGGGGAGCGGGATGGGAGGGAACTGGGGTTGAGAAGACTTGAGACCGTGATCCACCAGCTCGGGAAGGTGTTGGCGGAGGTGGAGAGGCAGAAGCAGGAGGTCTTCAAGAGCTGCGAGAAAGAGTTGATGAGATGGATGATCGAGATCGGGAGAAGGCTTTTTCGGAGGGCCGTCCTCCTCCACGAGTCAATGATCCTGGAGGTTTTGAAGGAGGCCTTCCAATATGTGAAGGACCGGAGCGAAATCCTTCTCTACCTCAACCCCATCGATTATCAATATCTCTCGACCCATCCCGAGGCACGACCTTATCTCTCCGATAACGGGGTTGGCCTTCGAATCGTCCCGGATCCCGATGTCACGCGCGGGGGGTGTCTTTTGGAGACCGATTTCGGGACGATCGACGCCACCTTCGAAACCCAATTTGAGGAACTGATTTCTTCGCTCCTCCCACCGCGAGAATCCTCTTCAGGGGAGAATCGACCTTGA